One segment of Brassica napus cultivar Da-Ae chromosome C3, Da-Ae, whole genome shotgun sequence DNA contains the following:
- the LOC106397522 gene encoding casein kinase 1-like protein HD16 isoform X2 — protein MDEFESGGQAPLPDDEGGNTPPLPEKVQVGGSPMYKLDRKLGKGGFGQVYVGTKMGSATVNSRFGPGAMEVALKFEHTSSKGCNHGPPYEWQVYNALGGSHGVPRVHFKGRQGDFYVMVMDILGPSLWDVRNSTSQAMSTEMVACIAIEAISILEKMHSKGYVHGDVKPENFLLGPPGTPEEKKLFLVDLGLAIKWRDNASGQHVEYDQRPDVFRGTVRYASVHAHLGRTCSRRDDLESLAYTLVFLLRGRLPWQGYQGENKGFLVCKKKMATSPETLCCFCPQPFRQFVEYVVNLKFDEEPDYAKHISLFDGVVGPNPDIRPINTDGAQKLIHQVGQKRGRLTMDEEEDEQPTKKVRLGMPATQWISIYSAHRPMKQRYHYNVADIRLPQHIEKGNDDGLLISSVASCSNLWAVIMDAGTGCTAQVYQLSPSFLHKEWIMEQWEKNYYITAVAGADNGSSFVVMSKGTPYLQQSYKVSDSFPFKWINKKWREGFYVTSTATAGSKWGIVMSRGAAFSDQVVELDFLYPSEGIHRRWDNGYRITSIAATWDQAAFVLSVPRRKPTDETQETLRTSAFPSNHVKEKWSKNLYISSICYGRTVS, from the exons ATGGATGAATTCGAGAGTGGTGGTCAAGCACCTTTGCCTGACGATGAAGGAGGAAACACCCCTCCTCTTCCTGAAAAG GTGCAAGTTGGTGGTTCCCCAATGTACAAACTAGATAGAAAACTAGGCAAAGGAGGTTTTGGTCAAGTTTATGTTGGTACAAAGATGGGCTCGGCCACTGTTAACTCTAGATTTGGCCCCGGTGCTATGGAG GTGGCTTTGAAGTTTGAGCATACAAGCAGCAAAGGATGTAACCATGGGCCACCGTATGAGTGGCAAGTTTACAA TGCACTTGGTGGCAGTCATGGTGTGCCCCGAGTTCATTTTAAAGGTCGGCAAGGTGATTTTTACGTGATG GTTATGGATATTCTAGGGCCTAGCTTATGGGATGTTCGGAATAGTACCTCTCAAGC GATGTCAACAGAGATGGTTGCATGCATTGCCATTGAGGCAATATCCATTTTAGAAAAGATGCATTCTAAGgg ATATGTGCATGGTGATGTAAAACCAGAGAATTTTCTGCTTGGGCCTCCTGGAACTCCTGAAGAGAAAAAACTTTTCCTCGTAGACCTCGGCTTAG CAATCAAATGGCGTGATAATGCCAGTGGACAACATGTTGAATATGACCAGCGTCCTGATGTTTTTAG AGGAACAGTACGTTATGCTAGCGTACATGCTCACCTTGGGAGAACTTGTAGTCGGAGGGATGACCTGGAATCTCTTGCTTACACTCTTGTTTTCCTTCTTCGAGGCCGGCTTCCATGGCAAGGTTACCAG ggAGAGAACAAAGGCTTCCTTGTTTGCAAAAAGAAGATGGCTACTTCCCCAGAAACTCTTTGTTGCTTCTGCCCCCAACCTTTTCGTCAGTTTGTTGAGTATGTGGTCAATTTGAAGTTTGACGAGGAGCCTGACTACGCTAAGCATATTTCCCTTTTCGATGGAGTAGTCGGCCCAAACCCAGATATTAGGCCAATAAATACTGATGGTGCTCAGAAG CTCATTCATCAAGTGGGTCAAAAGAGAGGGAGGTTGACAATGGATGAGGAGGAGGACGAACAACCAACAAAGAAGGTCAGGTTGGGAATGCCAGCTACACAATGGATCAGCATTTACAGTGCTCACAGACCAATGAAGCAAAG ATATCATTATAACGTTGCTGATATAAGGCTTCCACAGCACATTGAGAAAGGAAACGACGATGGGCTATTAATTAGCAGTGTGGCTTCTTGCTCGAATCTCTGGGCTGTAATCATGGATGCAGGAACTGGCTGTACGGCTCAAGTCTATCAGCTTTCACCGAGCTTTCTCCACAAG GAATGGATTATGGAACAATGGGAAAAGAATTATTATATTACGGCAGTAGCAGGAGCAGACAATGGGAGCTCATTTGTGGTTATGTCCAAGG GGACCCCGTATTTACAGCAGTCCTACAAAGTCAGCGATTCATTTCCCTTCAAGTGGATAAACAAAAAGTGGAGGGAAGGATTTTACGTTACATCAACGGCAACTGCTGGAAGCAAATGGGGGATTGTAATGTCCCGTGGAGCTGCTTTTTCAGACCAG GTAGTAGAACTAGATTTTCTATACCCTAGTGAAGGTATACATCGTCGATGGGATAATGGCTACCGAATTACATCAATTGCTGCAACTTGGGATCAGGCTGCCTTTGTTCTCAGTGTGCCTAGGAGGAAGCCTACCGACGAGACACAGGAGACTCTTAGAACCTCTGCTTTTCCTAGTAATCATGTCAAG GAAAAGTGGAGCAAGAATCTTTACATTTCATCTATTTGTTATGGTCGAACTGTTTCATGA
- the LOC106443704 gene encoding probable aspartic proteinase GIP2: protein MARLGMNMIHVLCVIIFAITNTSHSLHEKPQAFLQPIRKDITTNLYYSPLSIGANVHNINLAIDLGGSAPLLLTCAAAAKSRSYHPIKCGSSRCIQAKPDPVSCPTNTSKKATCHKSFSTSFTEQPVKARLLRDTVSLLYTDNGFTYMGGGIDMTMTIACTDVKPFPSIVVGTLGLAKTHMALPSQIVSLYKLPFKVALCLPSPNSGESSGSGSLFIGGGPYFMALYPEDISKIFSSTPLLPSDQSRGEYFIDVNYIQISGKIVPFFKKSTKICTLAPYTVLHSSIYKALVLAFAEKAKMTKVPAVKPFASCFSSKRLGRWMMGSRVPVIELLLRGGAKWKIYGSNSLVKVSEDVVCLGFMDGGVNLTMGMIIGGYQMEDNFVEFDVKASKFSFTSSLLLFNSSCSQSRHF from the coding sequence atggctcGTCTTGGTATGAATATGATACATGTTCTCTGCGTAATCATTTTCGCCATCACAAACACTTCACACTCTCTACACGAAAAGCCTCAAGCTTTTCTACAACCTATTCGCAAAGACATCACCACAAATCTCTACTACTCTCCCTTATCCATAGGCGCCAACGTTCATAACATCAATCTCGCCATTGACCTCGGTGGCTCCGCGCCATTATTGCTAACCTGCGCTGCTGCCGCCAAATCCCGCTCTTACCACCCTATCAAATGCGGCTCCTCTAGATGCATACAAGCCAAACCGGACCCTGTCTCCTGTCCGACCAATACCTCCAAGAAAGCCACATGTCACAAATCCTTCTCCACTTCCTTCACTGAGCAACCCGTCAAAGCTCGTCTCCTCCGAGACACCGTATCTTTGCTATACACGGACAACGGGTTCACCTATATGGGCGGTGGAATCGATATGACTATGACTATAGCTTGCACCGACGTTAAACCCTTCCCGTCGATTGTTGTTGGGACATTGGGTCTCGCTAAGACCCATATGGCGCTCCCTTCGCAGATCGTTTCTTTATACAAACTACCCTTTAAGGTGGCTCTTTGTTTGCCATCACCAAACTCCGGAGAATCTTCTGGATCTGGTTCTCTTTTCATCGGCGGTGGTCCTTATTTCATGGCACTATACCCTGAAGATATCTCAAAGATCTTTTCCTCAACACCTCTGCTTCCTAGTGACCAGTCTCGTGGTGAGTACTTCATCGATGTCAACTACATCCAAATCAGCGGAAAGATTGTTCCTTTTTTCAAGAAAAGCACAAAGATCTGCACTTTGGCTCCTTACACCGTCTTGCATAGTTCTATATACAAAGCTTTGGTCCTAGCCTTCGCCGAAAAAGCCAAGATGACTAAAGTTCCGGCAGTGAAGCCTTTTGCTTCGTGTTTCAGCTCCAAAAGACTCGGGAGGTGGATGATGGGAAGTCGTGTTCCTGTGATTGAGTTATTGCTGCGTGGCGGGGCTAAGTGGAAGATTTACGGATCCAATTCGCTTGTGAAGGTGAGTGAAGATGTGGTTTGCTTAGGATTTATGGACGGAGGTGTGAATCTGACGATGGGCATGATAATAGGAGGTTATCAGATGGAAGATAATTTTGTCGAGTTTGATGTAAAAGCTTCTAAGTTCTCTTTTACTTCTTCTCTTTTGCTTTTTAACTCTTCTTGCTCACAGTCAAGACACTTCTGA
- the LOC106397571 gene encoding leucine-rich repeat receptor-like serine/threonine-protein kinase SKM1: MSTSHQHHHPHLITKLLFLFLNFYCLHANELELLLSFKSSIQDPSRQLSSWSYSSTNEVCLWNGVVCNNFSRVVSLDLSGKNISSQILTSTIFRLPFLQTINLSNNNFSGPFPHDIFTISSPSLRYLNLSNNNLSGSIPRGFLPNLYSLDLSNNMFSGEIYEDIGLFSNLKVLDVGGNVLTGHVPACFGNLSRIEFLTLASNQLTGGIPTELGMMKNLKWIYLGYNNLSGEIPYQLGELSSLKHLDLVYNNLSGPIPPSLGDLKELAYMFLYQNQLSGQIPPSIFSLKNLRSLDFSDNSLSGEIPELVSQLQSLEILHLFSNNLSGKIPEGLTSLPRLQVLQLWSNKFSGEIPASLGKHNNLTVLDLSTNNLTGKIPDTLCDSGNLTKLILFSNSLHDVIPPSLSECQSLERVRLQNNKFSGELPRGFNELQLVNFLDLSNNNLRGNLGTWDMPQLEMLNLGKNKFTGEFPDVSRSKRLKKLDLSSNGISGVVPVELTTCTELMDLDISDNEITGVIPSELSSCKNLVNLEMSHNNLTGDIPSSFSDFPVLSDLDLSCNQLSGKIPKNLGNIESLVQVNISHNLLHGSLPSTGAFLAINATAVAGNYNLCGANNVSGLPPCHVVRKTSTKCWWFVVMLTFVAFLAVLVSGFFISLVVQRKHNVLKVERVEQEDGTRWEIQFFDSRFIKSLTVNAILSSLNEQNVFVDKNGVKFVIKKVNKYDTLPDISEIVKLPEHRNIIKLVATCRSEEVAYLIHEDVEGKRLSDILNCLSWERRKNIMTGIAEALWFLHCRCSPPVVGCDLSLDNIVVDVKDEPRLLLGLPGLVCMDAAYMAPETREHKEVSNKSDIYGFGILLLHLLTGRRPYSDEDIESGLRGNLLNWAKDSYSDCHIDTWIDSSIDMSVYEHHEILHVMNLALHCTVVDPQERPCTKNLLKALELTSSSCTAYFPKILSLT; the protein is encoded by the exons ATGTCTACTTCTCATCAGCATCATCATCCACATCTCATCACCAAACTCTTATTCTTGTTTCTCAACTTCTATTGCCTCCATGCAAATGAACTCGAGCTTCTCTTATCATTCAAGTCCTCAATTCAAGACCCTTCAAGGCAACTCTCTTCTTGGTCTTACTCTTCAACCAATGAAGTGTGCCTCTGGAACGGCGTCGTTTGCAACAACTTCTCGCGTGTTGTTTCTCTCGACCTCTCCGGCAAGAACATATCTAGCCAAATCCTCACTTCCACTATATTCCGGCTACCTTTTCTACAAACCATTAATCTCTCCAATAACAATTTTTCCGGTCCATTCCCTCATGACATCTTCACCATTTCGTCTCCTTCTCTTCGTTACCTCAACCTAAGCAACAACAACTTGTCTGGTTCCATCCCTCGAGGCTTTCTTCCAAATCTCTACTCGTTAGATCTTTCAAACAATATGTTTTCAGGTGAAATCTACGAGGACATCGGACTTTTTTCTAACCTTAAAGTCCTAGATGTCGGCGGAAACGTCTTAACCGGCCATGTACCGGCCTGTTTTGGAAACCTCTCAAGGATAGAGTTCCTAACACTGGCTTCAAACCAGTTAACCGGGGGTATACCAACTGAACTAGGGATGATGAAAAACTTGAAGTGGATATACTTGGGATACAACAATCTTTCTGGCGAAATTCCTTACCAACTCGGTGAGTTATCCTCTCTCAAGCATCTTGATCTTGTCTACAACAATCTCTCTGGACCCATACCTCCTTCACTGGGAGACTTAAAGGAGCTTGCGTACATGTTTCTCTACCAAAACCAGCTATCCGGTCAGATTCCACCGTCCATCTTCTCCCTCAAGAATCTCAGATCTCTTGACTTTAGCGATAACTCGCTCTCTGGAGAGATCCCCGAGCTCGTGTCTCAGTTGCAAAGCCTGGAGATTCTCCATCTTTTCTCTAATAACTTATCAGGAAAGATTCCGGAAGGACTAACTTCCTTGCCACGTCTACAAGTTCTCCAGCTCTGGTCCAACAAGTTTTCTGGCGAAATTCCGGCGAGTCTTGGGAAACATAACAACCTCACTGTTCTTGATCTTTCTACCAACAATCTCACTGGAAAAATCCCCGACACTCTCTGTGACTCTGGCAACCTCACCAAGCTCATCCTCTTCTCTAACTCCCTCCACGACGTTATCCCGCCGAGTTTAAGCGAGTGCCAGAGCTTAGAGCGAGTGAGGCttcaaaacaataaattttcAGGCGAGTTACCTAGAGGGTTCAATGAGTTGCAGCTCGTTAACTTCTTGGACTTATCAAACAACAACCTCCGAGGTAACCTCGGCACATGGGACATGCCACAGCTTGAGATGTTAAATCTCGGGAAGAACAAATTCACTGGTGAATTTCCGGATGTTTCTAGAAGCAAGAGActcaagaagcttgatttatcAAGTAACGGAATATCTGGAGTAGTTCCGGTTGAGCTCACGACGTGCACGGAACTTATGGATTTGGATATAAGCGATAACGAGATCACTGGAGTGATCCCAAGTGAATTGTCTTCTTGCAAGAACCTAGTCAATCTTGAAATGAGCCACAACAATCTTACCGGGGACATTCCTTCTAGTTTCTCAGATTTTCCAGTTCTCAGCGATCTTGACTTGTCTTGCAACCAATTATCCGGCAAGATTCCCAAGAATCTAGGAAACATCGAGTCTCTTGTTCAAGTCAACATCTCTCATAATCTTCTTCACGGAAGCTTACCTTCAACCGGAGCTTTTCTTGCCATAAACGCAACAGCGGTCGCAGGTAATTACAATCTCTGCGGTGCAAATAACGTTAGCGGTTTACCTCCTTGCCACGTGGTAAGAAAGACAAGTACAAAGTGTTGGTGGTTTGTCGTCATGTTGACCTTTGTAGCTTTCTTGGCCGTCCTTGTCTCcggtttctttatctctctTGTCGTTCAAAGGAAGCACAACGTTTTAAAGGTCGAGAGAGTTGAACAAGAAGACGGTACAAGGTGGGAAATTCAGTTCTTCGATTCAAGATTCATCAAATCGCTTACAGTAAACGCGATTCTATCGTCTCTCAACGAGCAAAACGTTTTTGTGGATAAAAACGGCGTGAAGTTCGTTATTAAGAAGGTCAACAAGTATGATACTCTTCCCGACATATCTGAAATTGTGAAACTTCCGGAGCACAGGAACATTATTAAGCTAGTGGCGACGTGCCGGTCGGAAGAAGTGGCGTACTTGATTCATGAGGACGTCGAAGGTAAACGACTGAGCGACATTTTGAATTGTTTGAGTTGGGAGAGACGGAAAAACATAATGACCGGAATCGCAGAAGCTCTTTGGTTCTTACATTGCCGGTGCTCTCCACCAGTTGTTGGCTGTGATTTATCTCTGGACAATATTGTCGTCGACGTCAAAGATGAACCAAGACTCTTACTCGGCCTTCCGGGTCTAGTTTGCATGGATGCTGCCTACATGGCTCCAG AAACGAGGGAGCACAAGGAGGTGTCAAATAAAAGTGACATATATGGTTTTGgaattctccttcttcatctcctcacCGGTAGACGTCCCTATAGTGATGAGGACATAGAATCTGGACTCAGAGGAAATTTGCTCAACTGGGCTAAAGATTCATATTCCGATTGCCATATCGACACTTGGATCGACTCATCCATAGATATGTCGGTATATGAGCATCATGAGATTCTCCATGTCATGAACTTAGCTTTGCATTGTACCGTGGTGGATCCGCAAGAGAGGCCTTGCACCAAGAACTTGTTAAAAGCATTAGAGCTTACAAGTTCTTCTTGCACTGCTTATTTTCCCAAGATACTATCATTGACCTGA
- the LOC106397522 gene encoding casein kinase 1-like protein HD16 isoform X1, protein MDEFESGGQAPLPDDEGGNTPPLPEKVQVGGSPMYKLDRKLGKGGFGQVYVGTKMGSATVNSRFGPGAMEVALKFEHTSSKGCNHGPPYEWQVYNALGGSHGVPRVHFKGRQGDFYVMVMDILGPSLWDVRNSTSQAMSTEMVACIAIEAISILEKMHSKGYVHGDVKPENFLLGPPGTPEEKKLFLVDLGLAIKWRDNASGQHVEYDQRPDVFRGTVRYASVHAHLGRTCSRRDDLESLAYTLVFLLRGRLPWQGYQGENKGFLVCKKKMATSPETLCCFCPQPFRQFVEYVVNLKFDEEPDYAKHISLFDGVVGPNPDIRPINTDGAQKLIHQVGQKRGRLTMDEEEDEQPTKKVRLGMPATQWISIYSAHRPMKQRYHYNVADIRLPQHIEKGNDDGLLISSVASCSNLWAVIMDAGTGCTAQVYQLSPSFLHKEWIMEQWEKNYYITAVAGADNGSSFVVMSKGTPYLQQSYKVSDSFPFKWINKKWREGFYVTSTATAGSKWGIVMSRGAAFSDQVVELDFLYPSEGIHRRWDNGYRITSIAATWDQAAFVLSVPRRKPTDETQETLRTSAFPSNHVKVCVPACPLIFFRVVICLSTFLVV, encoded by the exons ATGGATGAATTCGAGAGTGGTGGTCAAGCACCTTTGCCTGACGATGAAGGAGGAAACACCCCTCCTCTTCCTGAAAAG GTGCAAGTTGGTGGTTCCCCAATGTACAAACTAGATAGAAAACTAGGCAAAGGAGGTTTTGGTCAAGTTTATGTTGGTACAAAGATGGGCTCGGCCACTGTTAACTCTAGATTTGGCCCCGGTGCTATGGAG GTGGCTTTGAAGTTTGAGCATACAAGCAGCAAAGGATGTAACCATGGGCCACCGTATGAGTGGCAAGTTTACAA TGCACTTGGTGGCAGTCATGGTGTGCCCCGAGTTCATTTTAAAGGTCGGCAAGGTGATTTTTACGTGATG GTTATGGATATTCTAGGGCCTAGCTTATGGGATGTTCGGAATAGTACCTCTCAAGC GATGTCAACAGAGATGGTTGCATGCATTGCCATTGAGGCAATATCCATTTTAGAAAAGATGCATTCTAAGgg ATATGTGCATGGTGATGTAAAACCAGAGAATTTTCTGCTTGGGCCTCCTGGAACTCCTGAAGAGAAAAAACTTTTCCTCGTAGACCTCGGCTTAG CAATCAAATGGCGTGATAATGCCAGTGGACAACATGTTGAATATGACCAGCGTCCTGATGTTTTTAG AGGAACAGTACGTTATGCTAGCGTACATGCTCACCTTGGGAGAACTTGTAGTCGGAGGGATGACCTGGAATCTCTTGCTTACACTCTTGTTTTCCTTCTTCGAGGCCGGCTTCCATGGCAAGGTTACCAG ggAGAGAACAAAGGCTTCCTTGTTTGCAAAAAGAAGATGGCTACTTCCCCAGAAACTCTTTGTTGCTTCTGCCCCCAACCTTTTCGTCAGTTTGTTGAGTATGTGGTCAATTTGAAGTTTGACGAGGAGCCTGACTACGCTAAGCATATTTCCCTTTTCGATGGAGTAGTCGGCCCAAACCCAGATATTAGGCCAATAAATACTGATGGTGCTCAGAAG CTCATTCATCAAGTGGGTCAAAAGAGAGGGAGGTTGACAATGGATGAGGAGGAGGACGAACAACCAACAAAGAAGGTCAGGTTGGGAATGCCAGCTACACAATGGATCAGCATTTACAGTGCTCACAGACCAATGAAGCAAAG ATATCATTATAACGTTGCTGATATAAGGCTTCCACAGCACATTGAGAAAGGAAACGACGATGGGCTATTAATTAGCAGTGTGGCTTCTTGCTCGAATCTCTGGGCTGTAATCATGGATGCAGGAACTGGCTGTACGGCTCAAGTCTATCAGCTTTCACCGAGCTTTCTCCACAAG GAATGGATTATGGAACAATGGGAAAAGAATTATTATATTACGGCAGTAGCAGGAGCAGACAATGGGAGCTCATTTGTGGTTATGTCCAAGG GGACCCCGTATTTACAGCAGTCCTACAAAGTCAGCGATTCATTTCCCTTCAAGTGGATAAACAAAAAGTGGAGGGAAGGATTTTACGTTACATCAACGGCAACTGCTGGAAGCAAATGGGGGATTGTAATGTCCCGTGGAGCTGCTTTTTCAGACCAG GTAGTAGAACTAGATTTTCTATACCCTAGTGAAGGTATACATCGTCGATGGGATAATGGCTACCGAATTACATCAATTGCTGCAACTTGGGATCAGGCTGCCTTTGTTCTCAGTGTGCCTAGGAGGAAGCCTACCGACGAGACACAGGAGACTCTTAGAACCTCTGCTTTTCCTAGTAATCATGTCAAGGTCTGTGTGCCGGCTTGCCCTCTTATTTTCTTTCGTGTTGTTATTTGTCTTTCCACCTTCCTGGTGGTTTAA
- the LOC106402136 gene encoding uncharacterized protein LOC106402136 yields MDDDRILERERLQIELIRELDFEELQVEEVEEDSPDYDEDDLAAFRVTSHTRLSDNLGADELIFNPDVASLHTYLGEVEDTPNRIASVDGGTVLKLPLFYLEGVVLFPESTLPLRIIQSSFLAAVERALNQTNAPCTIGVIRVYREGHQFKYATVGTTAEIRQYRRLSDGSFNVITRGQQRFRLKRRWTDVEGFPCGEVHIVDEDVPLRTPRDAFGKLVPVSNLRGRCDSSKMSTFTPHRDTDEQSVANSEESFEGSLTLSEKRLHYSAVDSLMDGWTSSDDDQVVSTSNIQSSAAHSYSSRSIGCSGQDDKNESGNGKSPVSQGKGQKHYRLTSFREKTDLNRFRMAPRAFWPHWVYRTYDSYHLAQRAADLWKQIVGVPNMEAVVNKPDILSFFIASKIPVSESIRQELLEIDGVSYRLQREIELLESFDLVRCKHCQTVIARRSDMLVMSSDGPLGAYVNPHGYVHEIMTFYKANDIALRGRPVLKDSWFPGYAWTIANCATCETQLGWLFTAANKKLKPSSFWAVRSSQVADDMR; encoded by the exons ATGGACGACGACAGGatcctagagagagagaggctacAGATCGAGCTGATTCGCGAGCTTGATTTCGAGGAGCTGCAGGTGGAGGAAGTCGAAGAAGATTCTCCAGATTACGACGAAGACGATCTCGCTGCATTTCGGGTCACCTCCCACACTCGTCTTTC TGATAATCTCGGTGCTGATGAACTTATTTTCAATCCAGATGTTGCTTCTCTACACACCTATCTTGgcg AGGTTGAAGACACTCCAAACAGAATTGCTTCTGTGGATGGAGGCACCGTTTTGAAGCTCCCCCTTTTCTATCTTGAAG GAGTGGTTCTATTTCCAGAGTCTACACTTCCCCTTAGGATTATCCAGTCTAGCTTCTTGGCTGCTGTTGAGAGAGCTTTGAACCAAACTAATGCTCCATGTACTATAGGTGTG ATTCGTGTTTACAGAGAAGGTCATCAGTTCAAGTACGCCACTGTTGGTACAACCGCAGAG ATACGACAATACCGTCGACTCAGTGACGGCTCATTCAATGTTATTACTCGTGGACAACAACGGTTTCGTTTAAAGCGTCGCTGGACTGACGTTGAAGGATTC CCTTGCGGAGAGGTTCATATTGTTGACGAAGATGTGCCCTTGAGGACTCCCAGGGATGCGTTTGGGAAGCTGGTTCCAGTAAGCAACCTGCGAGGTCGCTGTGACTCGAGTAAAATGTCTACATTTACACCTCACAGAGATACGGACGAACAGTCGGTAGCAAATTCCGAAGAAAGTTTTGAGGGTAGTCTTACTCTGTCAGAGAAAAGACTTCACTATTCAGCAGTTGACTCACTTATGGATGGCTGGACGAGTAGTGATGATGATCAAGTAGTCAGCACATCTAATATCCAATCTAGTGCAGCTCATTCGTACAGCTCTAGGTCCATTGGATGTTCTGGGCAAGATGACAAAAATGAATCTGGAAATGGCAAGAGTCCTGTTTCACAAGGGAAAGGTCAAAAGCATTATAGGCTCACAAGTTTCCGGGAAAAGACTGATCTAAATAGATTCCGTATGGCCCCAAGAGCGTTTTGGCCACACTGGGTGTATCGGACGTACGACTCATATCATCTTGCTCAAAGAGCAGCTG ATCTCTGGAAGCAGATCGTTGGGGTTCCAAACATGGAGGCTGTAGTGAATAAACCAGATATTTTGTCCTTTTTCATCGCTAGTAAAATTCCCGTCTCTGAGTCAATTAGACAAGAGCTCTTGGAGATTGACGGAGTCTCTTACAGATTGCAGCGAGAAATAGAATTGCTCGAGAGCTTTGATCTTGTTCGATGTAAACACTGCCAG ACTGTTATAGCAAGAAGAAGTGACATGTTGGTTATGTCTAGTGATGGTCCTCTAGGTGCCTATGTAAACCCACATGGCTATGTGCATGAGATAATGACCTTTTACAAAGCAAATGACATAGCGCTTAGAGGTAGACCAGTTCTAAAAGACAGCTGGTTTCCTGG GTACGCATGGACGATTGCAAACTGTGCAACGTGTGAAACCCAGCTGGGTTGGCTTTTCACTGCGGCAAACAAGAAGTTGAAGCCATCGTCTTTCTGGGCAGTTCGGAGTTCACAGGTTGCAGATGACATGCGCTGA
- the LOC106397539 gene encoding heat stress transcription factor A-2 has product MEQLKVELEEETVTYGGSAAASSSVGSSSSPRPMEGLNETGPPPFLTKTYDMVEDPATDTVVSWSSGRNSFIVWDSHKFSTTLLPRYFKHSNFSSFIRQLNTYGFRKIDPDRWEFANEGFLAGQKHLLKSIKRRRNMGLQTVVNQQGSGSGMSCVEVGQYGFEGEVERLKRDHSLLVAEVVRLRQQQHNSKSQVAEMEQRLLVTEKRQQQMMTFLAKALNNPNFVQQFALMSKEKKGLFGSDVGRKRRLTSSPSLGTIEERVLHDQEFDRMKDDMETLLAAAIDDEASNLVAASKDEQCLEAMNVMMEDGSLEPEIDVKVEDLVASPLDWDSEDLHDIVDQMGFLGSEP; this is encoded by the exons ATGGAACAACTGAAAGTGGAATTGGAGGAAGAGACGGTGACCTACGGTGGCTCAGCGGCTGCTTCTTCGTCTGTTGGTTCGTCATCGTCACCGAGACCAATGGAAGGGCTTAACGAGACAGGGCCACCGCCGTTTCTGACAAAGACTTACGACATGGTGGAGGATCCGGCAACGGACACGGTGGTGTCTTGGAGCAGTGGTCGTAACAGTTTCATCGTTTGGGATTCTCACAAATTCTCCACCACTCTCCTTCCTCGCTACTTCAAGCATAGCAATTTCTCCAGCTTCATTCGTCAGCTCAACACTTAT GGATTCAGAAAGATCGATCCGGACAGATGGGAGTTCGCGAACGAAGGGTTTTTGGCGGGGCAGAAGCATCTCCTGAAGAGCATAAAACGAAGGAGAAACATGGGTTTGCAGACTGTAGTGAATCAGCAAGGATCAGGATCAGGTATGTCTTGTGTGGAAGTCGGGCAATACGGTTTCGAAGGGGAGGTAGAGAGACTGAAAAGGGACCATAGCCTACTCGTAGCTGAGGTAGTTAGGCTGAGACAGCAGCAACATAACTCCAAGAGTCAAGTTGCAGAAATGGAGCAACGTTTGCTAGTTACAGAGAAAAGACAGCAGCAAATGATGACGTTCCTCGCCAAGGCCTTGAACAATCCAAACTTTGTTCAACAGTTCGCGCTAATGAGCAAAGAGAAGAAGGGTTTGTTCGGTTCCGATGTTGGTAGGAAGCGGAGGCTTACTTCTAGTCCAAGCTTGGGGACTATCGAGGAGAGAGTGTTGCATGATCAGGAGTTCGATAGAATGAAGGATGATATGGAGACGTTACTTGCTGCAGCCATAGATGATGAGGCGAGTAATTTGGTGGCCGCTAGTAAGGATGAACAATGTTTGGAAGCTATGAATGTGATGATGGAAGATGGTTCTTTAGAGCCAGAGATAGATGTCAAAGTGGAAGATTTGGTAGCTTCACCGTTGGATTGGGACAGTGAGGACCTACACGACATTGTCGATCAAATGGGTTTTCTTGGATCAGAACCTTGA